A genomic stretch from Aedes albopictus strain Foshan chromosome 2, AalbF5, whole genome shotgun sequence includes:
- the LOC109411673 gene encoding ral GTPase-activating protein subunit beta isoform X3 — protein MYSEWASLVPTITENITNAQSQSVLGKFGIAGGRDVAAVVVKQLAGNLGITNAAEPSTLVADQEVQWCMDVICHGLSLPLAEHDIIKDCVNIYCEWLTALLPNPKISVPKPICDDPNTYVRRIIKHLYNLFVPRPGEGTDTINRQAVFCHRVLRTLQDTAQNSQILTVETWEALLLFLLAINEILLAPPIVKDDVGDQLCERVLSVLFEVWLLACSRCFPSPSLWKTFQESCAAWRHRIALVEQWNRVNLVLTAKLLEFTYGPAFPEMKIMDEDSNLIPPGMTNDGIAQSWIRFLKILGAPTDLCCPQVISRTPQFIQAVLLNADGVEPHYHPCLLQLPQIFLKTMKGIAGLVDAFLGISQYRQTDASILENMNQLHFYSAGNATASSAGGNTTPNINFRHSGGEIKQSPSVRASGGLGGLGLGAALGVAGSASSGAQTSQTDGNLVSSSGVSVISNFISSHSHDGSHFGGGTSGGGGEGAPSSPTPPLQRRLAKSFSVAPSISAHAVISMAHSKGLTKSSFSGLTSSRSSANQASSIPQSTSLPSSNFSSMLSLCQENRYPLAANRPRCNSILHLFGEWLFDAAHIGGETWIQNMKKKAAEAKRRPSSMIMDNRKGSLSQPPSLSEMSDVPPGLTIDKYESGKAEAVGALCRIFCAKKTGEEILPVYLARFYMALQQGLKLNDSKECEETLASILYNSSDLFRIDLEGIQVLLPSFIAALELILPEKELRMKSNVIVNKTELRRAAINVLLSILALPLHFQTLSIRDITAGPADKMITFVQLKPRMINVLMNALQVENDPQNTHMLLGGLHLCVQDSGTFEEMELGPDVLHASQQSNDANLLSSACSEKSTYSINSANSSIGGNSTATLSNEPSSLPAFDDFSSDIFHDLELSSSAVYDSGHALFVRATYLVCHRLISSWKTDLNVSLAALELLSGLAAMHIKDSDALECKRAVKWICDYICYQCSRPPPAHSKDLHSTIVAAFQCTSSWLMHHPYLLQDKECLTTVLEVVELGISGSKSVGKPGEPVKHKDEKELKPASMRVRDAAENLLTLILEQIDYFPNECGKQSLSSLLDEVVLAKHSNTNGEDTSEINQEQAIRKFKYFVTENSTILALFEEPLGNDQDPQPTVTILIRGPFGRHAWTMQLRHLSRSKSGTKYHAPNPGRPVPMNDIMIRQEVEYKYFPDSVDRIPPCVVDYSIPTLDTTEQKIGNQSTKHLARLLEDQLVYEKLSWAQTECSVDGLGHAQEATAPNVCHEFQAARLFLAHFGFLSIGQNNAGQKMLTALDTTKTEFSHDLQMLDKMSPRTCDTIHVFYVKAGQSSEADIIGNMDQENLSSIDVHFWNVLYTLGWPVNVEEHAGWTGFINSSWKIPKENKHQRKSQTFNSSNIEDLQLNGEKKVLYWADVASEIAIVVPNRSNKSEVYLEDTTDGNPLTTYERSVSEIQASKAASSKSRQYSLDNEPPRLGSMSSKSADPIPPVRRRTGASKPTTLYTAPTAKILLVWLESYEDHLTFPIDDLLHYTRAGYTTAHGPIAPLNSNECHIIFLHALNSGLLRVKLHGPAGRMNFAIPLIDGMVVSKRVIGSLIRQTAYNMAKRRRLDNDSYQPPHVRRRIKVQEMMQKYKKDMTEPELLADLFKPSI, from the exons ATGTACTCGGAGTGGGCCTCGCTGGTGCCAACCATCACGGAAAACATCACCAACGCACAATCGCAGAGCGTTCTGGGAAAATTTGGTATCGCGGGTGGGCGTGATGTGGCAGCCGTGGTGGTGAAACAGTTAGCTGGCAATCTGGGCATTACGAATGCGGCCGAACCCAGTACGCTGGTGGCGGATCAGGAG GTCCAATGGTGCATGGACGTGATTTGTCACGGACTTTCCCTGCCGCTGGCGGAGCACGACATCATCAAGGATTGCGTCAATATTTACTGCGAGTGGTTGACGGCGCTGCTGCCCAATCCGAAAATCAGCGTTCCGAAACCGATCTGCGACGATCCGAACACTTACGTGCGGAGGATCATCAAGCACCTGTACAACCTGTTTGTTCCCAGGCCGGGAGAAG GAACCGACACCATAAACCGGCAGGCCGTTTTCTGTCACCGGGTGCTTAGGACTCTACAAGACACGGCCCAAAATTCGCAAATCCTGACGGTGGAAACGTGGGAGGCTTTGTTGCTGTTTCTGCTGGCCATCAACGAGATCCTTTTGGCGCCACCGATCGTCAAGGATGACGTGGGCGATCAGCTCTGCGAACGTGTCCTGTCCGTGTTGTTCGAGGTGTGGCTGCTGGCATGTAGCCGATGTTTTCCGTCGCCTTCCTTGTGGAAGACTTTCCAAGAATCTTGCGCCGCCTGGCGCCATCGGATAGCTCTCGTAGAGCAGTGGAATCGAGTTAACTTGGTTTTGACTGCGAAGCTGCTGGAGTTCACCTATGGACCAGCTTTTCCGGAAATGAAAATCA TGGACGAAGACAGCAATCTCATACCACCGGGAATGACCAACGACGGCATTGCCCAGTCGTGGATTCGGTTCCTGAAAATTCTGGGAGCACCGACGGATCTGTGCTGCCCGCAGGTTATCAGCCGAACGCCGCAGTTTATCCAAGCCGTTCTGCTGAACGCGGATGGAGTGGAACCCCATTACCACCCGTGCTTGTTGCAGTTGCCGCAGATTTTCCTGAAAACTATGAAAGGAATTGCTGGGCTGGTGGATGCTTTTCTAG GCATATCTCAATATAGACAAACCGATGCAAGCATCCTGGAAAACATGAATCAACTGCATTTCTACAGTGCTGGAAATGCGACAGCTAGCAGTGCTGGAGGGAACACAACACCCAACATCAATTTCCGACACTCCGGTGGTGAAATCAAGCAGAGTCCTTCGGTACGAGCCAGCGGCGGCCTTGGCGGGCTAGGTTTAGGCGCGGCCCTGGGAGTAGCGGGAAGTGCCTCCAGTGGTGCTCAAACCAGTCAAACTGATGGCAACCTCGTCAGCTCCTCTGGAGTTAGTGTGATCAGCAATTTCATCAGTAGTCATTCCCACGATGGATCGCACTTTGGCGGAGGGACATCCGGAGGTGGCGGAGAAGGAGCACCGAGTTCCCCGACACCGCCGCTGCAGAGGAGACTGGCCAAGAGTTTCAGCGTTGCTCCGTCGATTTCCGCCCACGCAGTTATTTCGATGGCCCACTCCAAGG GTCTGACCAAGAGTTCATTTAGTGGGTTGACAAGCAGCAGAAGTTCGGCAAACCAAGCCAGTTCGATACCCCAGTCGACATCGTTGCCTTCGTCCAATTTCTCAT CGATGCTGTCGCTTTGTCAGGAAAACCGCTATCCTTTGGCTGCTAATCGTCCACGTTGTAACAGTATTCTTCACCTCTTCGGTGAGTGGCTGTTCGACGCAGCTCATATCGGTGGCGAAACGTGGATCCAGAACATGAAAA AGAAAGCAGCCGAAGCAAAACGGCGACCCTCGTCAATGATCATGGACAACCGCAAGGGAAGCCTATCGCAGCCTCCGTCACTGTCGGAGATGAGCGACGTTCCACCGGGTCTTACCATCGATAAGTACGAATCCGGCAAGGCGGAAGCCGTCGGTGCACTGTGTCGCATCTTTTGCGCCAAGAAAACGGGCGAGGAAATCCTACCGGTGTATCTGGCCCGGTTCTATATGGCTCTGCAGCAGGGGCTCAAGTTGAACGACTCCAAAGAGTGCGAGGAAACGCTTGCCAGTATTCTGTACAACTCGTCCGATCTGTTCCGGATCGATTTGGAGGGTATTCAGGTGTTGCTTCCGTCGTTTATTGCCGCACTGGAATTGATCCTACCGGAGAAGGAATTGCGCATGAAGTCCAATGTCATAGTGAACAAAACGGAACTGAGAAGAGCCGCGATCAATGTGCTGTTGTCTATTTTGGCGCTACCATTGCACTTCCAAACGCTTTCGATTAGGGATATCACCGCAGGACCAGCCGATAA GATGATCACCTTTGTCCAGCTGAAGCCACGTATGATTAACGTTCTGATGAATGCGTTGCAAGTCGAGAACGATCCACAGAATACGCACATGCTGCTGGGCGGTCTCCATCTGTGCGTACAGGATTCCGGCACGTTTGAAGAAATGGAACTTGGGCCGGATGTGTTGCATGCTTCTCAGCAATCCAACGACGCTAATTTGCTGAGCTCAG CCTGCTCGGAGAAGAGTACGTACTCGATCAATAGCGCCAATTCCAGCATCGGAGGCAACAGCACCGCCACGCTTAGCAATGAGCCCTCTAGTTTGCCGGCTTTCGATGATTTCTCATCCGACATTTTTCATGATTTAGAGTTGAGTTCGTCCGCTGTTTATG ATAGCGGACATGCTCTCTTTGTACGAGCCACATACTTGGTATGCCACCGGTTAATTTCTTCGTGGAAAACTGACCTAAATGTTTCGTTGGCTGCACTGGAGTTGCTTTCCGGATTGGCCGCTATGCACATCAAAGATTCCG ATGCCCTGGAATGCAAACGTGCCGTCAAGTGGATATGCGACTACATCTGCTATCAGTGTTCGAGGCCGCCTCCGGCGCACAGCAAGGATCTCCACAGCACCATCGTGGCCGCTTTCCAGTGCACCTCGTCGTGGTTGATGCATCATCCGTATCTGCTTCAGGACAAGGAGTGCCTAACCACGGTTCTGGAGGTGGTTGAGCTGGGAATTTCCGGGTCCAAAAGCGTAGGAAAACCTGGCGAACCCGTCAAGCATAAGGATGAGAAGGAGCTCAAGCCAGCGTCCATGCGAGTACGGGATGCTGCGGAAAATCTGCTCACGTTGATTCTGGAGCAGATTGACTACTTTCCCAATGAGTGCGGAAAGCAGTCGCTGTCTTCGTTGTTGGATGAGGTAGTCCTCGCAAAGCATTCCAATACCAACGGCGAAGACACCTCGGAAATCAACCAAGAGCAAGCGATTCGAAAGTTTAAGTACTTTGTAACGGAGAACTCCACTATTTTGGCGCTCTTCGAAGAACCTTTGGGAAATGACCAAGATCCTCAGCCAACTGTCACTA TTCTGATTCGCGGACCTTTCGGACGGCATGCATGGACGATGCAGCTACGGCATCTGTCTCGCAGCAAATCCGGTACCAAATACCACGCTCCGAACCCCGGCCGTCCGGTTCCCATGAACGACATTATGATTCGGCAGGAAGTGGAGTACAAGTACTTCCCTGACTCAGTTGATCGCATTCCTCCGTGCGTAGTTGACTATTCAATCCCAACGCTGGATACAACGGAACAAAAGATCGGAAATCAGTCCACAAAACACCTAGCGCGATTGCTGGAAGATCAGCTGGTGTACGAGAAGCTCTCCTGGGCCCAAACTGAATGTTCAGTGGATGGTTTGGGACATGCTCAGGAAGCCACTGCTCCCAACGTGTGTCACGAATTCCAAGCAGCGCGTCTCTTTCTCGCTCACTTCGGGTTCTTGTCGATCGGACAAAACAACGCTGGTCAGAAGATGTTAACTGCTCTGGACACTACCAAGACGGAGTTCAGTCATGATTTGCAGATGCTGGACAAGATGAGCCCCCGAACCTGCGATACAATCCATGTGTTCTACGTGAAAGCCGGTCAATCTTCGGAAGCGGATATCATCGGCAACATGGACCAGGAAAATCTCTCTAGCATCGATGTGCATTTCTGGAACGTTCTTTACACCCTCGGTTGGCCAGTGAATGTAGAGGAACATGCCGGTTGGACAGGTTTcataaattccagctggaaaATTCCCAAGGAGAACAAACATCAACGCAAGTCACAAACTTTTAATTCTTCCAACATTGAAGATCTTCAGTTGAACGGAGAAAAGAAAGTTCTCTATTGGGCTGACGTTGCTTCCGAAATAGCCATCGTTGTTCCGAATCGCTCCAACAAGAGCGAAGTTTACTTGGAGGACACCACAGACGGCAATCCCTTGACCACCTACGAGCGAAGTGTAAGCGAAATCCAAGCTTCCAAAGCCGCCTCCAGCAAATCACGTCAATACTCTTTAGACAATGAACCGCCCAGGTTGGGATCGATGAGCAGCAAATCAGCTGATCCGATTCCCCCGGTTCGAAGACGAACGGGAGCTTCCAAACCCACAACGCTGTACACGGCACCCACAGCGAAAATTCTTCTCGTTTGGCTCGAAAGCTACGAGGACCATCTAACATTCCCGATCGATGATTTACTCCACTACACGCGTGCCGGCTACACCACAGCCCATGGCCCGATCGCTCCTCTGAATTCCAACGAATGTCACATCATTTTCCTGCATGCCCTCAACTCCGGACTGCTACGGGTCAAACTGCACGGTCCGGCCGGAAGGATGAACTTCGCCATTCCACTGATCGACGGGATGGTTGTTAGCAAGAGGGTGATCGGATCGTTGATCCGGCAGACGGCCTACAATATGGCCAAACGCCGGCGACTGGATAATGACTC TTACCAGCCACCGCACGTCAGGAGGCGCATCAAAGTTCAGGAAATGATGCAAAAATACAAAAAGGATATGACCGAGCCGGAACTGCTGGCGGATCTGTTCAAACCTTCCATCTGA
- the LOC109411673 gene encoding ral GTPase-activating protein subunit beta isoform X1 has translation MYSEWASLVPTITENITNAQSQSVLGKFGIAGGRDVAAVVVKQLAGNLGITNAAEPSTLVADQEVQWCMDVICHGLSLPLAEHDIIKDCVNIYCEWLTALLPNPKISVPKPICDDPNTYVRRIIKHLYNLFVPRPGEGSELISFYFPHALPDWPFIYQEDLGTDTINRQAVFCHRVLRTLQDTAQNSQILTVETWEALLLFLLAINEILLAPPIVKDDVGDQLCERVLSVLFEVWLLACSRCFPSPSLWKTFQESCAAWRHRIALVEQWNRVNLVLTAKLLEFTYGPAFPEMKIMDEDSNLIPPGMTNDGIAQSWIRFLKILGAPTDLCCPQVISRTPQFIQAVLLNADGVEPHYHPCLLQLPQIFLKTMKGIAGLVDAFLGISQYRQTDASILENMNQLHFYSAGNATASSAGGNTTPNINFRHSGGEIKQSPSVRASGGLGGLGLGAALGVAGSASSGAQTSQTDGNLVSSSGVSVISNFISSHSHDGSHFGGGTSGGGGEGAPSSPTPPLQRRLAKSFSVAPSISAHAVISMAHSKGLTKSSFSGLTSSRSSANQASSIPQSTSLPSSNFSSMLSLCQENRYPLAANRPRCNSILHLFGEWLFDAAHIGGETWIQNMKKKAAEAKRRPSSMIMDNRKGSLSQPPSLSEMSDVPPGLTIDKYESGKAEAVGALCRIFCAKKTGEEILPVYLARFYMALQQGLKLNDSKECEETLASILYNSSDLFRIDLEGIQVLLPSFIAALELILPEKELRMKSNVIVNKTELRRAAINVLLSILALPLHFQTLSIRDITAGPADKMITFVQLKPRMINVLMNALQVENDPQNTHMLLGGLHLCVQDSGTFEEMELGPDVLHASQQSNDANLLSSACSEKSTYSINSANSSIGGNSTATLSNEPSSLPAFDDFSSDIFHDLELSSSAVYDSGHALFVRATYLVCHRLISSWKTDLNVSLAALELLSGLAAMHIKDSDALECKRAVKWICDYICYQCSRPPPAHSKDLHSTIVAAFQCTSSWLMHHPYLLQDKECLTTVLEVVELGISGSKSVGKPGEPVKHKDEKELKPASMRVRDAAENLLTLILEQIDYFPNECGKQSLSSLLDEVVLAKHSNTNGEDTSEINQEQAIRKFKYFVTENSTILALFEEPLGNDQDPQPTVTILIRGPFGRHAWTMQLRHLSRSKSGTKYHAPNPGRPVPMNDIMIRQEVEYKYFPDSVDRIPPCVVDYSIPTLDTTEQKIGNQSTKHLARLLEDQLVYEKLSWAQTECSVDGLGHAQEATAPNVCHEFQAARLFLAHFGFLSIGQNNAGQKMLTALDTTKTEFSHDLQMLDKMSPRTCDTIHVFYVKAGQSSEADIIGNMDQENLSSIDVHFWNVLYTLGWPVNVEEHAGWTGFINSSWKIPKENKHQRKSQTFNSSNIEDLQLNGEKKVLYWADVASEIAIVVPNRSNKSEVYLEDTTDGNPLTTYERSVSEIQASKAASSKSRQYSLDNEPPRLGSMSSKSADPIPPVRRRTGASKPTTLYTAPTAKILLVWLESYEDHLTFPIDDLLHYTRAGYTTAHGPIAPLNSNECHIIFLHALNSGLLRVKLHGPAGRMNFAIPLIDGMVVSKRVIGSLIRQTAYNMAKRRRLDNDSYQPPHVRRRIKVQEMMQKYKKDMTEPELLADLFKPSI, from the exons ATGTACTCGGAGTGGGCCTCGCTGGTGCCAACCATCACGGAAAACATCACCAACGCACAATCGCAGAGCGTTCTGGGAAAATTTGGTATCGCGGGTGGGCGTGATGTGGCAGCCGTGGTGGTGAAACAGTTAGCTGGCAATCTGGGCATTACGAATGCGGCCGAACCCAGTACGCTGGTGGCGGATCAGGAG GTCCAATGGTGCATGGACGTGATTTGTCACGGACTTTCCCTGCCGCTGGCGGAGCACGACATCATCAAGGATTGCGTCAATATTTACTGCGAGTGGTTGACGGCGCTGCTGCCCAATCCGAAAATCAGCGTTCCGAAACCGATCTGCGACGATCCGAACACTTACGTGCGGAGGATCATCAAGCACCTGTACAACCTGTTTGTTCCCAGGCCGGGAGAAG GTTCTGAACTGATTTCGTTTTATTTCCCTCATGCTCTACCAGACTGGCCTTTTATATATCAAGAGGATTTAG GAACCGACACCATAAACCGGCAGGCCGTTTTCTGTCACCGGGTGCTTAGGACTCTACAAGACACGGCCCAAAATTCGCAAATCCTGACGGTGGAAACGTGGGAGGCTTTGTTGCTGTTTCTGCTGGCCATCAACGAGATCCTTTTGGCGCCACCGATCGTCAAGGATGACGTGGGCGATCAGCTCTGCGAACGTGTCCTGTCCGTGTTGTTCGAGGTGTGGCTGCTGGCATGTAGCCGATGTTTTCCGTCGCCTTCCTTGTGGAAGACTTTCCAAGAATCTTGCGCCGCCTGGCGCCATCGGATAGCTCTCGTAGAGCAGTGGAATCGAGTTAACTTGGTTTTGACTGCGAAGCTGCTGGAGTTCACCTATGGACCAGCTTTTCCGGAAATGAAAATCA TGGACGAAGACAGCAATCTCATACCACCGGGAATGACCAACGACGGCATTGCCCAGTCGTGGATTCGGTTCCTGAAAATTCTGGGAGCACCGACGGATCTGTGCTGCCCGCAGGTTATCAGCCGAACGCCGCAGTTTATCCAAGCCGTTCTGCTGAACGCGGATGGAGTGGAACCCCATTACCACCCGTGCTTGTTGCAGTTGCCGCAGATTTTCCTGAAAACTATGAAAGGAATTGCTGGGCTGGTGGATGCTTTTCTAG GCATATCTCAATATAGACAAACCGATGCAAGCATCCTGGAAAACATGAATCAACTGCATTTCTACAGTGCTGGAAATGCGACAGCTAGCAGTGCTGGAGGGAACACAACACCCAACATCAATTTCCGACACTCCGGTGGTGAAATCAAGCAGAGTCCTTCGGTACGAGCCAGCGGCGGCCTTGGCGGGCTAGGTTTAGGCGCGGCCCTGGGAGTAGCGGGAAGTGCCTCCAGTGGTGCTCAAACCAGTCAAACTGATGGCAACCTCGTCAGCTCCTCTGGAGTTAGTGTGATCAGCAATTTCATCAGTAGTCATTCCCACGATGGATCGCACTTTGGCGGAGGGACATCCGGAGGTGGCGGAGAAGGAGCACCGAGTTCCCCGACACCGCCGCTGCAGAGGAGACTGGCCAAGAGTTTCAGCGTTGCTCCGTCGATTTCCGCCCACGCAGTTATTTCGATGGCCCACTCCAAGG GTCTGACCAAGAGTTCATTTAGTGGGTTGACAAGCAGCAGAAGTTCGGCAAACCAAGCCAGTTCGATACCCCAGTCGACATCGTTGCCTTCGTCCAATTTCTCAT CGATGCTGTCGCTTTGTCAGGAAAACCGCTATCCTTTGGCTGCTAATCGTCCACGTTGTAACAGTATTCTTCACCTCTTCGGTGAGTGGCTGTTCGACGCAGCTCATATCGGTGGCGAAACGTGGATCCAGAACATGAAAA AGAAAGCAGCCGAAGCAAAACGGCGACCCTCGTCAATGATCATGGACAACCGCAAGGGAAGCCTATCGCAGCCTCCGTCACTGTCGGAGATGAGCGACGTTCCACCGGGTCTTACCATCGATAAGTACGAATCCGGCAAGGCGGAAGCCGTCGGTGCACTGTGTCGCATCTTTTGCGCCAAGAAAACGGGCGAGGAAATCCTACCGGTGTATCTGGCCCGGTTCTATATGGCTCTGCAGCAGGGGCTCAAGTTGAACGACTCCAAAGAGTGCGAGGAAACGCTTGCCAGTATTCTGTACAACTCGTCCGATCTGTTCCGGATCGATTTGGAGGGTATTCAGGTGTTGCTTCCGTCGTTTATTGCCGCACTGGAATTGATCCTACCGGAGAAGGAATTGCGCATGAAGTCCAATGTCATAGTGAACAAAACGGAACTGAGAAGAGCCGCGATCAATGTGCTGTTGTCTATTTTGGCGCTACCATTGCACTTCCAAACGCTTTCGATTAGGGATATCACCGCAGGACCAGCCGATAA GATGATCACCTTTGTCCAGCTGAAGCCACGTATGATTAACGTTCTGATGAATGCGTTGCAAGTCGAGAACGATCCACAGAATACGCACATGCTGCTGGGCGGTCTCCATCTGTGCGTACAGGATTCCGGCACGTTTGAAGAAATGGAACTTGGGCCGGATGTGTTGCATGCTTCTCAGCAATCCAACGACGCTAATTTGCTGAGCTCAG CCTGCTCGGAGAAGAGTACGTACTCGATCAATAGCGCCAATTCCAGCATCGGAGGCAACAGCACCGCCACGCTTAGCAATGAGCCCTCTAGTTTGCCGGCTTTCGATGATTTCTCATCCGACATTTTTCATGATTTAGAGTTGAGTTCGTCCGCTGTTTATG ATAGCGGACATGCTCTCTTTGTACGAGCCACATACTTGGTATGCCACCGGTTAATTTCTTCGTGGAAAACTGACCTAAATGTTTCGTTGGCTGCACTGGAGTTGCTTTCCGGATTGGCCGCTATGCACATCAAAGATTCCG ATGCCCTGGAATGCAAACGTGCCGTCAAGTGGATATGCGACTACATCTGCTATCAGTGTTCGAGGCCGCCTCCGGCGCACAGCAAGGATCTCCACAGCACCATCGTGGCCGCTTTCCAGTGCACCTCGTCGTGGTTGATGCATCATCCGTATCTGCTTCAGGACAAGGAGTGCCTAACCACGGTTCTGGAGGTGGTTGAGCTGGGAATTTCCGGGTCCAAAAGCGTAGGAAAACCTGGCGAACCCGTCAAGCATAAGGATGAGAAGGAGCTCAAGCCAGCGTCCATGCGAGTACGGGATGCTGCGGAAAATCTGCTCACGTTGATTCTGGAGCAGATTGACTACTTTCCCAATGAGTGCGGAAAGCAGTCGCTGTCTTCGTTGTTGGATGAGGTAGTCCTCGCAAAGCATTCCAATACCAACGGCGAAGACACCTCGGAAATCAACCAAGAGCAAGCGATTCGAAAGTTTAAGTACTTTGTAACGGAGAACTCCACTATTTTGGCGCTCTTCGAAGAACCTTTGGGAAATGACCAAGATCCTCAGCCAACTGTCACTA TTCTGATTCGCGGACCTTTCGGACGGCATGCATGGACGATGCAGCTACGGCATCTGTCTCGCAGCAAATCCGGTACCAAATACCACGCTCCGAACCCCGGCCGTCCGGTTCCCATGAACGACATTATGATTCGGCAGGAAGTGGAGTACAAGTACTTCCCTGACTCAGTTGATCGCATTCCTCCGTGCGTAGTTGACTATTCAATCCCAACGCTGGATACAACGGAACAAAAGATCGGAAATCAGTCCACAAAACACCTAGCGCGATTGCTGGAAGATCAGCTGGTGTACGAGAAGCTCTCCTGGGCCCAAACTGAATGTTCAGTGGATGGTTTGGGACATGCTCAGGAAGCCACTGCTCCCAACGTGTGTCACGAATTCCAAGCAGCGCGTCTCTTTCTCGCTCACTTCGGGTTCTTGTCGATCGGACAAAACAACGCTGGTCAGAAGATGTTAACTGCTCTGGACACTACCAAGACGGAGTTCAGTCATGATTTGCAGATGCTGGACAAGATGAGCCCCCGAACCTGCGATACAATCCATGTGTTCTACGTGAAAGCCGGTCAATCTTCGGAAGCGGATATCATCGGCAACATGGACCAGGAAAATCTCTCTAGCATCGATGTGCATTTCTGGAACGTTCTTTACACCCTCGGTTGGCCAGTGAATGTAGAGGAACATGCCGGTTGGACAGGTTTcataaattccagctggaaaATTCCCAAGGAGAACAAACATCAACGCAAGTCACAAACTTTTAATTCTTCCAACATTGAAGATCTTCAGTTGAACGGAGAAAAGAAAGTTCTCTATTGGGCTGACGTTGCTTCCGAAATAGCCATCGTTGTTCCGAATCGCTCCAACAAGAGCGAAGTTTACTTGGAGGACACCACAGACGGCAATCCCTTGACCACCTACGAGCGAAGTGTAAGCGAAATCCAAGCTTCCAAAGCCGCCTCCAGCAAATCACGTCAATACTCTTTAGACAATGAACCGCCCAGGTTGGGATCGATGAGCAGCAAATCAGCTGATCCGATTCCCCCGGTTCGAAGACGAACGGGAGCTTCCAAACCCACAACGCTGTACACGGCACCCACAGCGAAAATTCTTCTCGTTTGGCTCGAAAGCTACGAGGACCATCTAACATTCCCGATCGATGATTTACTCCACTACACGCGTGCCGGCTACACCACAGCCCATGGCCCGATCGCTCCTCTGAATTCCAACGAATGTCACATCATTTTCCTGCATGCCCTCAACTCCGGACTGCTACGGGTCAAACTGCACGGTCCGGCCGGAAGGATGAACTTCGCCATTCCACTGATCGACGGGATGGTTGTTAGCAAGAGGGTGATCGGATCGTTGATCCGGCAGACGGCCTACAATATGGCCAAACGCCGGCGACTGGATAATGACTC TTACCAGCCACCGCACGTCAGGAGGCGCATCAAAGTTCAGGAAATGATGCAAAAATACAAAAAGGATATGACCGAGCCGGAACTGCTGGCGGATCTGTTCAAACCTTCCATCTGA